The nucleotide sequence TTGAAGTTGTGTTTTTCTTAGTTGGTGCATGTACGTGAGTTCTCTTTTTAAAGAGGCCCACCATTTACCAAATATATTTTCATTAACATATGTTCGTTCAGATGTGTCACGTACAGTCGTTGGAGGCCCAGAGCATTATATATGTTACATAAATCTAACGGTCAAGATAATTCTATTTGTTAAGATTTACCAGATCGATGGCTAGTAATTTCTAATTAACGTGCAATTTTCTAGCATATTTACCTTGCTCCTGGTTCACCTTATATTACTTTTAATATATAAATAGATGCAACATAAATATGTAGACAAGACCTGTGTTTGTCTTTGATTCCCAAGTTTGAACTAGTATAGTTCGGGTTCTTACATGATAGTGCATGTCACATTATTTTTTCACCGCTACAACGACCAAACCATGGACTGAGAAAACGGTGTTTCATATATCTAGTACTAGAGTTATTTTCTTCTCAGTTAGTACCGAAGATGCCAAATGGCGCGATGGTGCAATATGGAGGGATGTAGACATTGCACATTGCAGGTAGCGTCTGTAGCGCTAGGTTCCTTATTTCCTCGAACTGGGGcagttgttgaggctggacagagcCCTGGGCCTGTGGGTTTTGCTGAGATGGCCGGAAGGAGCCCTGGCCTAATGGATATTGTTGCAGAGGCTGTTGGAAGGAGATCTGGCtcgatggttgttgttgttgtttttgttgttgatgCAGAATAATAGCATGAACAACATTGTGGATGGCCTGGCACTGCGACTGCTCAGGGATCTGCCATAGGTGCTGACAACACAATTCTTGCAGCAGCTGGTAAGTACTTTGTTGCAAAACTTGTGATCTTCCATGCACTATGTTGTGTTGCTGCAATACAACATCCATGCATGGAATCAGTTGTTGTTGCAAAATTTGTTGAaggatttgttgttgttgttgttgttgttgttgttgttgttgttgttgttgttgttgttgttgttgttgctgttgctgctgctgctgtgaaaTTGGTTGTTGTGGTTCCGAATACTGTGGTTGCGGTTGTGGATATGGTTGTTGTGGTCGAAATGGTTGTGGCTGTGAATATGGTAGTTGCGGCTGCGGAAATGGTTGCAGCTGC is from Triticum dicoccoides isolate Atlit2015 ecotype Zavitan unplaced genomic scaffold, WEW_v2.0 scaffold79037, whole genome shotgun sequence and encodes:
- the LOC119347891 gene encoding alpha/beta-gliadin-like codes for the protein MKTFLILALLAIVATTATTAVRVPVPQLQPQNPSQQQPQEQVPLVQQQQFLGQQQPFPPQQPYPQPQPFPSQQPYLQLQPFPQPQLPYSQPQPFRPQQPYPQPQPQYSEPQQPISQQQQQQQQQQQQQQQQQQQQQQQQQQQILQQILQQQLIPCMDVVLQQHNIVHGRSQVLQQSTYQLLQELCCQHLWQIPEQSQCQAIHNVVHAIILHQQQKQQQQPSSQISFQQPLQQYPLGQGSFRPSQQNPQAQGSVQPQQLPQFEEIRNLALQTLPAMCNVYIPPYCTIAPFGIFGTN